The stretch of DNA TATCCTTCGGTTGCACGAGACAAGCGCTTCTCACGCCCCGTTTATTTGTTTGTGTTTCGTCTCGTACGATCCCGTTCTGTTCGTCCTCTTTAGGGTTACACGAAGAAGAGGCGAAAAACTCCGTAGTTCAATTGTAGACGACAATAAGCGCCATAAAAATTGTTGCAATCTTGATTTATCGGGGAACTTGGTTTTATCGGGGAATCTGAGCGGGAAAAACTGGCGGCCGAACGCAGGGTTCCTCAGCGTTCCCCAAATACCTGACGCAAACGAACTAGTTCTTGAGTGCACAGACTACGGCGGGGCGGAAAAGCTGGCCGCCGGTCTGATTTCGTTTGTGATGATCTGATCGGGTGCGCAAGTGTGAAATCCCTGAATTATTTATCGCTTTTGACGAGTCTGGCGGGTTTTCTTCATGCCGCACTCCGTGTTCATCTATATCTTTCGTTATACCTGCGAGGTTGTCTGCCCCATTGTCGGAGCCCCCTGCGTTTCCTTCCCATCTTCCGAGTGGACTACTCAACATAGAACGACGCCTCCTCGACGTAGATATTTGCGTCGGGGCCAGCCCGACATAAATTGACTGGTGCCGGAGCTGTGGCTGATGAATTGCGGCTGACCACCCAGTGAGGCCGACAATGCAGACAAAACCATTTGTCTCCGTCGTAATACCATTACACAACAAAGCAGACCTCATTCTGAGGACGCTTCGCTCGGCAGCGTGCCAGATCGACGTGGACTTCGAGATCATCATAGTGGACGACGGTTCGACCGATGGGGGTGCTCACACCGTCGAAATCGCGGGCGTGCCGCGGCTGCGTCTGATCAAGCAGGAAAACGCAGGAGTTTCGGCTGCGCGGAACCGTGGGATTGCGGCAGCGGAAGGGAAATGGGTCGCGCTTCTTGATTCGGATGATCTATGGTCGCCGGACCATCTTGCAGGCCTGCTGAATGTTTTGGAAAGCAGCACGTCGATCGCTGCTTTTAGCAACCTCCGACTGGAGAGTCGTGCTGGTCGATCAATGGTTGATGAAGGAATTGCCGCGCAGCAGGTCGACGATTACTTTTCGTTTGCGCTCGCAAATGGCGGTTATCCAGCTAGCGCGAGCTCGATCGTCGTTCTTAGAGAAGAGTTTTTGGCGACAGGTCTCTTTGAGGAAGGAGTGTCTACCGGCGAAGATATCGACATGTGGTGCAGACTCGCCTGCCAAGGCTCGTTTTTTTACAACGCCAGGAAATCCGCGACATATAATGACGCATCCTCGCCGACGCTGCACAGCGGAGGGCGAGCAGTACGGTGTCCAGTCTTCGCGCAACGGCTCCCTGAATTAATACGAGATCGAAGAGTGCCTCCCGCCCTGATGGAAAGTAGCAGGCGCTACGCAAATTTCCTTATGCTGGAATACGCCCGTCAGTTACTCGACAGCGACCGGTATGTCGAGGCGCGAACCGTGTTGCTGAACGACTGTAGCCCTCAGTATGACCTAAAACGATTTGTGAAACGTCTGGTCCGTACATGGCCTCTCGGTCGAACTCTGTTTCGATTGAGCCGAGGCCATGCCATGCTCCTTTAGCGATCGTCCAGCGAGCTTTCTGTTGAGCGCCCACCATGGAACGGCCGGCAGCCCCGCGCGTCGTCGTTTAGAGCCGCTCGGCTCTCGTCCAAAGAGCCCGGCGTCCGCGAACCAAGTTCGAGGCAGAGCACAGGACCATGATGATGTGCCGTGGTAGCTGCCTGAGTTCCTTGAGGCCAATCACATCGCGCCCGCAGAGGTGCCAGGCAATTCCGAGGAAGAATGCAAAGAGCGCACACTCGATGGCTGCAATCGTAAGCGGGACAATCGCTTGGCTTTCCGCCATCAAGGTCAGAGACATTGCCAGGAGAGCGAAATTGGCAACCGCAAGCACCCCGAGGGGCGGCACGGCAAGGTCAGCGGCCAGTGCCAGTAGACTTAGCTCAC from Bradyrhizobium sp. AZCC 1693 encodes:
- a CDS encoding glycosyltransferase family 2 protein, which translates into the protein MQTKPFVSVVIPLHNKADLILRTLRSAACQIDVDFEIIIVDDGSTDGGAHTVEIAGVPRLRLIKQENAGVSAARNRGIAAAEGKWVALLDSDDLWSPDHLAGLLNVLESSTSIAAFSNLRLESRAGRSMVDEGIAAQQVDDYFSFALANGGYPASASSIVVLREEFLATGLFEEGVSTGEDIDMWCRLACQGSFFYNARKSATYNDASSPTLHSGGRAVRCPVFAQRLPELIRDRRVPPALMESSRRYANFLMLEYARQLLDSDRYVEARTVLLNDCSPQYDLKRFVKRLVRTWPLGRTLFRLSRGHAMLL